One stretch of Candidatus Bathyarchaeota archaeon DNA includes these proteins:
- a CDS encoding DNA-directed RNA polymerase subunit N produces the protein MIVPVRCFTCGKVIGDKWEDFARRVKEGEDAGKVLDDLGVTRYCCRRMLLSHVEIIDEIIKFYDTGKKRQMRPP, from the coding sequence ATGATTGTTCCTGTTCGCTGTTTCACATGCGGCAAAGTAATAGGCGACAAATGGGAAGACTTCGCTAGACGAGTAAAAGAAGGGGAAGATGCAGGCAAAGTCTTAGATGACCTCGGCGTAACGCGTTATTGTTGCCGAAGAATGCTTCTTTCTCATGTAGAAATTATCGATGAAATCATTAAGTTTTATGACACTGGAAAAAAAAGACAGATGAGACCACCGTAA
- a CDS encoding 30S ribosomal protein S9, producing the protein MPSSKKIVTISGKRKTAIARATIRAGRGRIRINNVPLEIFEPQIARLKITETLLQVGDELRNQMDINIKVSGGGFIGQAEAVRMAMARGLLKWTKSKHLQSVFTEYDRTMLAGDPRRKESKKFGGPGARAKRQKSYR; encoded by the coding sequence ATGCCAAGTTCAAAGAAAATAGTAACAATTAGTGGAAAACGAAAAACCGCTATAGCTAGAGCTACAATAAGAGCAGGCAGAGGGAGAATTCGAATAAACAATGTTCCCCTAGAGATCTTTGAGCCGCAGATCGCTCGATTGAAAATTACGGAAACTCTTCTTCAAGTTGGTGATGAACTCAGGAATCAGATGGACATAAACATAAAAGTCTCTGGTGGTGGTTTCATAGGACAGGCAGAAGCTGTGAGAATGGCGATGGCTAGAGGACTATTAAAGTGGACAAAAAGCAAACATTTGCAGTCGGTCTTCACCGAATATGACAGAACCATGCTTGCAGGTGACCCTCGACGAAAGGAATCTAAAAAATTTGGAGGCCCAGGTGCACGTGCTAAACGCCAGAAAAGCTACAGATAA
- a CDS encoding 30S ribosomal protein S4 gives MGDPKKQRKKYETPRFPWRIDILQAELKLLGQYGLRNKRELWRHKTALSKFRGIARSILGMPEKEGQKLKEQLLNRLDRLGILPETAALDDVLDLAIEDILERRLQSLVFQNGLTKSVYQARQLITHGHIAIDGKKVTSPSYLVLRDEEAHITYAPTSTIENPNHPLRQNLVSTPQTETKK, from the coding sequence ATGGGTGATCCAAAAAAGCAGCGAAAGAAATATGAAACTCCTAGGTTTCCATGGCGAATTGACATATTGCAGGCAGAACTTAAGCTGCTTGGTCAGTATGGACTGCGAAACAAAAGGGAATTGTGGCGCCACAAGACAGCGCTATCAAAGTTCCGAGGCATAGCACGTTCCATATTAGGCATGCCTGAGAAAGAAGGACAAAAATTGAAGGAACAACTTCTCAACAGACTGGATAGACTTGGAATACTTCCAGAAACTGCCGCCCTAGACGATGTGCTAGATCTAGCAATCGAAGACATTCTTGAAAGAAGACTACAATCTCTTGTTTTTCAGAACGGCTTAACCAAATCAGTATATCAAGCTCGTCAGCTTATAACACACGGTCACATAGCTATTGACGGAAAAAAAGTAACGTCACCAAGCTACTTAGTGCTAAGAGATGAAGAAGCTCACATCACTTATGCACCCACCAGTACTATAGAAAACCCAAATCATCCATTGCGTCAAAATCTAGTCAGTACGCCTCAAACCGAAACCAAAAAATAG
- a CDS encoding 50S ribosomal protein L18e, with translation MKKGQPDNPQQLSLIRFLKKAAKENDARIWNSIANAVSKTRSRRVSVNLSRINRHTKKGQVVAVAGKVLGAGTLSHPITVAAFAFSATAREKIKKAKGKCLTFPELVKKNPKGSNVRIVG, from the coding sequence ATGAAAAAAGGACAGCCTGACAACCCACAACAACTAAGTCTCATTCGCTTTTTGAAGAAAGCAGCGAAAGAAAATGATGCACGAATATGGAACAGCATAGCCAATGCTGTGTCCAAGACAAGAAGCAGACGCGTGTCCGTGAATTTGAGCCGCATAAATCGGCACACCAAGAAAGGCCAAGTAGTGGCGGTAGCTGGCAAAGTTCTTGGAGCTGGAACTCTTTCTCATCCTATAACAGTTGCCGCTTTCGCATTTTCAGCTACAGCTAGAGAAAAAATAAAAAAGGCAAAGGGAAAGTGTTTGACGTTTCCCGAATTGGTGAAGAAAAATCCTAAGGGCTCGAACGTAAGAATTGTTGGGTAA
- a CDS encoding DNA-directed RNA polymerase subunit D, which produces MKIQILEKNDVSLRLLIEGTNTAFMNTLRRIILSEVPTMAMDDVVIIENSSPLQDEFLAHRIGLIPLKTDLDTYNLPENCTCKSEFGCNLCRASLVLEAEAEDHIINVYSGDFKSENPSIVPVSNKIPIAKLAPGQKIRLEAYARLGKGKDHARWQPVSMCAYKYVPIITIDTKLCNLCSDCIKVCPKNILIKAGNKIEIRNIENCTICQDCVDACPKKPKAIEVTWDETSFVFGIESTGALSTERTLREAFNILEGKLKDFLNQLTVKKDEKRTA; this is translated from the coding sequence GTGAAAATTCAAATCTTAGAGAAGAACGACGTTTCTTTGCGTTTGCTTATTGAAGGAACTAACACGGCTTTCATGAACACGTTGCGAAGAATAATACTCTCCGAAGTACCTACCATGGCCATGGACGACGTAGTTATCATCGAAAACTCCTCCCCACTTCAAGACGAATTTCTAGCCCACCGAATTGGACTAATCCCATTGAAAACAGATTTAGACACCTACAACTTGCCTGAAAACTGTACATGCAAAAGCGAGTTTGGATGCAACCTCTGCCGCGCGTCCTTAGTGCTGGAAGCAGAAGCAGAAGACCATATCATAAACGTGTATTCCGGTGACTTCAAGTCAGAAAATCCATCTATAGTTCCCGTGAGCAACAAAATTCCCATAGCCAAGTTAGCGCCAGGACAAAAAATAAGACTAGAAGCCTACGCGCGGTTGGGAAAAGGTAAAGATCATGCGAGATGGCAGCCCGTTTCTATGTGTGCTTACAAGTATGTGCCAATCATTACAATAGACACTAAACTTTGCAACTTGTGTAGTGACTGCATAAAGGTTTGTCCAAAAAATATCCTTATAAAAGCAGGAAACAAGATTGAGATTCGAAACATTGAAAACTGCACTATATGTCAGGACTGTGTAGATGCTTGCCCAAAAAAACCTAAAGCAATAGAAGTAACTTGGGACGAAACCTCCTTTGTTTTCGGCATCGAATCAACAGGCGCCCTTTCGACGGAAAGAACCCTGCGAGAAGCATTTAATATTCTGGAAGGAAAATTGAAGGATTTTTTAAACCAATTAACAGTGAAGAAAGATGAAAAAAGGACAGCCTGA
- a CDS encoding 50S ribosomal protein L13, giving the protein MKPQSKLVTIVDADNLILGRMATVVAKRLLQGESVIILNAEKAVISGKRLSRVKETKQKLEIGHPRKGPYFPKRPDRFVKRAIRGMLPRKKPKGIEAYKRLRVFIGVPKEFKDHQLEIISEARAEKLKCPYITVGKLVEEIGWIPVGE; this is encoded by the coding sequence ATGAAACCTCAAAGCAAACTGGTAACAATTGTTGACGCGGACAATTTGATATTGGGCCGAATGGCAACTGTAGTTGCAAAACGCCTTCTTCAAGGTGAAAGCGTCATAATACTAAACGCGGAAAAAGCAGTCATATCTGGGAAAAGACTCAGTAGAGTAAAAGAGACGAAACAGAAGTTGGAAATTGGGCATCCTCGAAAAGGTCCATATTTTCCTAAACGTCCTGACCGATTTGTGAAACGAGCAATTCGAGGAATGCTACCTCGAAAAAAGCCAAAAGGTATAGAAGCATATAAAAGGCTACGTGTTTTCATCGGGGTGCCTAAAGAGTTTAAAGACCATCAGTTGGAAATAATATCGGAGGCAAGAGCTGAGAAGCTAAAATGCCCCTACATTACTGTGGGCAAGCTGGTTGAAGAAATTGGGTGGATCCCGGTAGGCGAGTAA
- a CDS encoding 30S ribosomal protein S13, producing MSKEFRHITRIVETDLDGTLKVARAISKIKGIGISMANTIVKKGEINPEIRLGFLSDQDLEKLEDIIENPTKYDLPEWLFNRQKDLETGKNLHLTGSDLVLQTKTDINLLKATKSWKGYRHSYGLKVRGQRTKTTGRKGKAIGVKKKQRPMGAKR from the coding sequence ATGTCAAAAGAATTCCGCCACATCACCCGAATAGTAGAAACAGACCTAGATGGCACCCTAAAAGTAGCCCGAGCCATCTCCAAAATAAAAGGAATAGGAATCAGCATGGCAAACACCATAGTAAAAAAAGGCGAAATAAACCCAGAAATCCGCCTCGGATTTCTCTCAGACCAAGACCTAGAAAAACTAGAAGATATAATAGAAAATCCAACTAAGTACGATTTGCCAGAATGGCTTTTTAACCGCCAAAAAGACTTAGAAACTGGAAAAAATTTACATCTCACGGGCTCCGACCTTGTTCTTCAAACAAAAACAGATATAAATCTTCTAAAAGCCACAAAATCGTGGAAAGGCTACCGCCACTCCTACGGGCTTAAAGTGCGTGGTCAGCGGACTAAAACCACTGGAAGGAAAGGAAAGGCTATAGGCGTCAAAAAGAAACAGAGGCCTATGGGGGCTAAGAGGTAA
- a CDS encoding 30S ribosomal protein S11 has translation MSKKTEKWGVVHIYSSYNNTIIHVTDISGAETISRTSGGMFVKADRLESSPYAAMRAASAAASTAKEKGITAIHIKVRAPGGSSARTPGPGAQAAIRALARAGFRIGRIEEVTPIPHDGTRRKGGRRGRRV, from the coding sequence ATGAGTAAGAAAACCGAAAAATGGGGCGTCGTTCACATCTACAGCTCATACAACAACACTATCATACACGTAACAGACATCTCAGGAGCAGAAACAATTTCAAGAACCAGTGGCGGCATGTTCGTAAAAGCAGATCGCCTAGAATCTTCACCATACGCCGCCATGCGCGCTGCAAGTGCAGCCGCTTCAACTGCAAAAGAAAAAGGCATAACAGCCATACACATAAAAGTAAGAGCACCTGGCGGCTCAAGCGCCAGAACCCCAGGCCCAGGAGCACAAGCAGCAATAAGAGCTTTAGCAAGAGCTGGGTTCCGCATAGGTCGCATTGAAGAAGTTACGCCCATTCCTCACGACGGCACTCGAAGAAAAGGTGGTCGAAGAGGTCGAAGAGTGTAA